In Pseudomonas sp. HR96, the DNA window GTATCTGGCAGGCGAGTTGAGCGAAGAGGAATTCCGCCCCCTGCGCCTGCAGAACGGCCTGTACATCCAGCGCTTCGCGCCCATGCTGCGCGTTGCCGTGCCCTATGGCCAGCTGACTTCGCGGCAGACGCGGATGATGGCCAAGATCGCCCGTGACTACGACAAGGGTTATGCCCACATCAGCACCCGGCAGAACGTGCAGTTCAACTGGCCGGCCGTGGAAGACATCCCCGATATTCTCGCCGAGCTGGCCACCGTGCAGATGCACGCCATCCAGACCAGTGGCAACTGCCTGCGCAACGTCACCACCGACCAGTTCGCCGGGGTCGCCGCCGACGAGCTGATCGACCCGCGCCCCTGGTGCGAAATCGTCCGCCAGTGGACCACCTTCCACCCGGAATTCGCCTACCTGCCGCGCAAGTTCAAGATCGCCGTGAACGGCGCCAGCCGCGACCGTGCGGCCATCGAAGTGCACGACATCGGCCTTGAGCCGGTGCACAACGCCGCCGGCGAGCTGGGTTTCCGTGTATTGGTCGGTGGCGGCCTGGGCCGCACCCCCGTGGTCGGCGCCTTCATCAACGAGTTCCTGCCGTGGCAGGACCTGTTGAGCTACCTGGACGCCATTCTGCGGGTCTATAACCGCTATGGCCGTCGTGACAACAAGTACAAGGCGCGCATCAAGATCCTGGTCAAGGCGCTGACCCCTGAAGTATTCGCCGCCAAGGTCGACGCCGAGATGGAGCACCTGCGCGGTGGCAGCACCACCTTGACCGAGGCGGAGCTTGAGCGCGTGGCCCGGCACTTCGTCGACCCGGCCTACAAGGCTCTGACCAACATCGACTTCAGCGCCCTGGAAGCCGAGCATCCTGGTTTTGCCCGCTGGCGCTCGCGCAACACCCTGGCGCACAAGCAGCCGGGTTACGTCGCAGTGACCCTGTCGCTCAAGCCCACCGGCGTGGCCCCGGGCGACCTGACCGACAAGCAGCTGGACGCCGTGGCGGACCTGGCCGAACGCTACAGCTTCGGCCAGCTGCGCACCTCCCACGAGCAGAACATCATTCTTGCCGACGTCGAACAGAGCCAGTTGCACGCGCTGTGGCTGGAACTGCGCGAAGGCGGCTTCGCCACGCCGAACATCGGCCTGCTGACCGACATCATCTGCTGCCCGGGTGGCGACTTCTGCTCGCTGGCCAACGCCAAGTCGATACCGATCGCCGAGTCGATCCAGCGCCGCTTCGACGACCTCGACTACCTGTTCGACATCGGCGAGCTGGACCTGAACATCTCCGGCTGCATGAACGCCTGCGGCCACCACCACGTCGGCCACATCGGCATCCTTGGCGTGGACAAGAAAGGCGAAGAGTTCTATCAGGTCTCCCTGGGTGGCAGCGCCAGCCGCGACGCCAGCCTGGGCAAGATCCTCGGCCCGTCCTTCGCCCAGGAGGCCATGCCCGATGTGATCTCCAAACTCATCGACGTGTACGTGGAAAAACGCACCGAAGACGAGCGCTTCATCGACACCTACCAGCGAATCGGCATTGATCCTTTCAAGGAGCGCGTCTATGCAGCGAATCATTAAGAACAACGCCGTCGTCGACGAGACCTGGCACCTGCTGCCCAAGGACGCGACCCTCGACGGCATCAGCAACTGCGACGACCTGATCGTGCCCCTGGCGCTGTGGCGTGAGCACGGTCACGCGCTCAAGGCCCGCGACGGCGGCCTCGGCGTGTGGCTGGACGCGGACGAAGAAGCCGAAGAGATTGGCGAGAGCGTCGCCGACTTTCAGGTGATTGCCCTGAATTTTCCGGCCTTCACGGATGGTCGCAACTATTCCAACGCGCGTCTGCTGCGCGATCGCTACGGCTTCAAAGGCGAACTGCGGGCCATTGGCGACGTACTGCGCGACCAGCTGTTCTATCTGCACCGCTGCGGTTTCGATGCCTTCGCCTTGCGCGCTGACAAGGACCCCTATGAAGCCCTGGAAAGCCTGAAGGACTTCTCGGTGACCTACCAGGCCGCCACGGATCAGCCGCTGCCGCTGTTCCGCCGGCGCTGAGCCGACCGGCCTGGCGTCGAGGCCGACGGCCCCATCGCGAGCAGGCTTTGCTCGCGATGGGGCCGCTGGGTCAGCCCACCAGTTGCGCTGTCAACCGCGCATACGCCGCCATCTCGGCCGTTGCCTGACCCGCCAGCAACACCTGTCGCAACGTATCGTCCTCCAGCGCACTGAGTGCCACCCGTTGACTGACCCCGCCGACTGCCCAGACCCGATCGGGATACAGCTCGGCCAGACGAGCCAGTACCTCTGGCGCTACGGTGGGCAGTGACGTCCCCTCGCGGCTCAACTCATACAGATACTGCTGCCCTTGCAACCAGGGCTGCCGCGCCAGGCTCAACGCCTCTGGCGAGCGCCGTGCAAGCAGGTCGCGCCACCATGCCTGGTCCACCAGCCAATCGCGCAGACGCTGATCGCCCATGCGCTCCTCGACATAGGCCTGCACTCGGTCCAACTGTTCGGCCGAGGTGACCTGCGGGTAAAGCATGCGCTCGCCCTGGGGCGGCAGTTGCAGACGAACCTGCAGGTCGAGGCGAAAGCGCAGGCGCACCTCGGCTTCGTCGGTTGCCAAGGGCTGCGCCGCCAGCAGCGGTTCGTCCAGTGTGCTCAAAAGTGCGTCCGCGGTCGTCGAACCCGCATTGCGGGCCGCACTCCAGGCATAACGCCCCCGCACCACCTGCATGGCTGCCTCATCCACCAGCTCGGCGCGCAACATACCGCGCGCCAGGTCCAGCAACGGCTGCAAAGGTGCTGCGGCACTGGCGGACTGGGCGCTCGCACGAAACACCAGCAATAGCGCTTCGCAGCGGTTCATCAGCAACTGCAGGCCGTCGCCACAGGTCGTCATCGCCTCCTCGCCCAGATCGAAAAACGCCGCGCGCAAATGCGTCAAGCCTTGCACGTCCGCGGCCGCCGCAGGCTCGGTGATGGCCTGCACCAGTCGCTGGGCGCGCTCGCGGCCTGCCACCGGGTCGCGCTGGAACGAGGCCATGTCTTCGGCGCGGTCCAGCGCCCCGAGGAAATGGCGCGCCTGCGGCTCGCTGCGCAGCGCCTGCACACTGTCACGCAGGGCTGGCGAGGCGCCCCCCAGCCAGCTCGGCGCCGACGAGCCGGGCAACCCATGCAGGCCGAGGTTGGCTTGCCGAGAATTGATCCGCAGCGCGCTGTCCAGACGCTGCGCACTGGCCGCATCGAGCTGCTCCGGGGAGAGGCTCAGCGAGCGCAGCGGCCGGCGGAAGAAGGCCAGCGACGCCAATTCCGGGAGCTGCACGATAGGATTATATTGCAGCCATACCGAGCGCAACGGGCCACCCGGCAGCGCCATCAACTCGGTCAGCCCCGGCGGCCACTGGCTCAAGCCACAGTCGCGCAGGTCGAGCAACTGCAGCGCGTGCAACTGACTGACATCGGGCGCGAGGCCCAACGGATTCAAATGCAGGTCGAGCAACTCCAGCGCCTGCATGCTGGAGATGAGCTCGAGGATCTGCGGCGTCAGCACCAGACGATTATTGCCCAGCCACAGTCGCTCCAGATGGGGCAATGCCCGCAGCGCCTGCCAATGTTCCAGGGTGAAATCCGCGTTGACGTTGCTCAGCCCTATTTCGCGCAGCTGAGTCATGCCCGACAGGCTTTGCAGTGCGGGCAAGGGCGGTGGCTCCGGATGGTCGCCCATGATCAGGAACTCCAGGCGGGTCAACTGGCGCAGTGGTTCGAACATCTGCGCAGTGGCCAGCAACGGATTTTCGTCAACGCTCAGGCCCGTCAGTTCAGTGAGCTGCGCCACGGCGGGAGGAATGCGGGTCAGCGCATTGCCCTGCAGCTCCAGCACACTGACCTGGGCAAAGCCTCTGAGAAATCCCGAGGGGTCGCCATGCAGGCCCATGTCGGCGAGCGCCAGCGTCTGGATATGGGAGAAGTCGGCGTTCAGATGCGGCAAGCTGCCGACCTGCCGGCCCGACAGGTCCAGGTCCCAGGTCGGGGCCTGGTCGGGATGATTGATCACGCTGGTTTCACGCCGCCAGGCGGCGCGGATGTCCTGGGCGACCCATTGGCGGTCGAGAGCGGCGACCGGGCGCTGCACGCCTTGACTGTCAATCCACTCAGAGCCGCGGGCGACCCATTGCTGCAATTGCTCGGTGAGTGCCTGGTATTCCAGCTCGCGCAACTGGATGGCGTGCTGCGGGTCGGCGCCAAGCTCATCGAGCAACTGATTGAAGTGGGCGTCGCTGACGTGCGGGTACAGCACCCGCAAGCGTTCGGCAACCGTGCTCGGCGCTGCGGCGGCCGGCTCAGGCAGCGGCGCACCGCGTCCGCTCAGCGGGTAGCCGAGCAGGCCGTTGGCGCTGCGCGCTGGCGGTCGCAGCCAAGGTAGCCAGCGCTGTTGCCCGAGCACGGCGGCGGCCTGTTCAGGGTGGCTTGTCGCGTACTCATGAATGGCGATGCGCAACGCATCAGGCTCGCTGCCTGCAGGCTCAGGCAGATGGCCGCGCAGCCCCTGTATCAGCAGCGCACTGTCGGCACGCGCCGTGGCGGGCAACCAGAGGCCATCGATGGCCTGCTGCAAGCGCCAGTCACGCAGCGCATGGTGGGCTTGCTCGGCCTGGCGCAGCGGTACTCGCCCGGCGAGAAGGAGCCTGCGCTCGGACGCTGTTGCACCCTCGACGATCTCCTCGGCAAGGCTGGCCGGCAACCCGCCGAAATCGCGCCGCAGCGTTTTCCCGGCCTGGCTTTCGCTGACCGGCGGCGCCAGGCGCGCGGCGGCGAAGCTGATGCTGCCCGATGACTCATCCACCCGCCGCTGCGCCTGGGCATCTGCCAGCGCTTCGCGCAGCAGCGCCGGCAGGGGCCGTTGCTGGCGGTGCAGATCGCGCAGGCCGGCATCGGAGAGCTGCGCGCTGCGCTGCAAACGTTGCAACGTCAGGTCATCCAGGCCGTCCACCAGCGTGCCCAGTCGGCGCATCGATGCCTGCGCACTCCAGCGTGCGACCGCCTGATGATGCGCGGCCCAACGGGATCGGCTGACCAGTTGCGTCTGGCCCGGAGCACTGCGCAGCGGCCGCAGGCTTTCGAGTATGGGCGCTGGCCGGATCACCCACGCAGCCCCGGCGGCCACGGCGACGCTGGCGATGGTCTGTGCGATGTCCTTGAAATGCGCCAGTGCTTCCACGTGTTGACTGTGCTGCCACTCATCGACACCCACTACCAGGTCGCCGAGCAGTTGCGTGGCCAGCGCTCCCAGCAATACCACACCGAGCCCTGGCACGAAGAAACCCGCAAGGTTGGCGGCATTCATGCCCACCGACTGCCATAGCACCAGGCGCGCCTCACGGGCCTGGCGATCTTCATCTTCGTTGGGCACTACCAGCCCGCGCGCGTCGGCCAGCACTGCGCCGACCTGGCGCCGGGTCCACCAGGGCAGCAGTGGACCGGACTGCGGGTAGGCGCGCAGCTTGAGGTCAGCCTGGGGATCGTTGGCGCGCAGCTCGTCGCCGGGGTTCAGCGCCCAGAACGGCAGTGGGGTCAAGGTGTTGCGCAGCCGTAGGGCAAAGTCGGCGCGCTCGGCGAGCGCCACCAGCCCCATGAAGTACGCCAGGAACGCGGGTTGGCGCAGCCGCTCGCGCAGGTGATCGGCGCAGGCCTGCAGGGAGTCGTACTCGCGCACGGGATGCTGCGGGTCGCCAGGCAGGTACAGCACGCAGGCGTCCTGGCCGCTCAGATTGGCCTGGATCAGCACGGCTCGCTGCAGCGCTATGCCGGGCTGGCTCAAGGAGCCCAGCAAGCGCAGCTCACAGGCCTGCACGGGGTGGCCCAGCCATTGGTCGCTGCCGCCAGTCATTTGCAGCGATCCCAGCAACGCGGCATAAGCCGGCTCGCTGAGCCACTGGCGCAGGCGCGCACTCTCGGCGTGCAGACGCATGTCGTGCGCCGCATTGGTCAGCAGGATGGCATTGGCCTCGGGGGTGCCAAGGAGACCCTGCAGGTGGCGCTGATAGCGCGCGCCGAGGTCAAGCTCACGGCAGATCGAGGCGAATTCATGGGGTGCGATGGCGATCAACCGAGCGGGGTCGTACCAGGGGCCCTGGCCGTATTCATCGAAGGGTTTGAAGGCACCCGCCTCCAGCACGGCAGAACCCTGCTCGAACGCGCCCTGGGTGGTTTCGCCGAGTTCGAAATTGGCCATGGCGGCGTCGACCAGCGTCTGCACGGCGATGGTCACCTTGGTTCGGGCGGTTTGCGCCTCGCCGACGTAGCGCAGCGGCACATTGCCCGTCAGCTCCCTGTGACGCTGCAACCGCCACAGTTGCGCGCTGCCGACGTCGACCTGGCGGTTGAAGCGGCTGCGCAGTGCCCGGGTCAGCAGCGGCTCGACAAAGGCCACAGGCTCCAGGACCTGGCGCATCAGCGAGTCCGCGGCACTGCTGGAGGCGAGGCTGGCCTCCAGCGCGGCGTGCCACGCCAGGCGGCGGTCCGCAGTGGCGCTGCCCAGCCAGGCCGGCACCTGGGCAGCGAGGAGGTCGAAATAAAGCGGCTGAGCGCTACCAGGAGAAGTGCTGGAGGGGGTGTTCATCGGACAGCTCCACTGCAGAAATGACGTTGCAGTGGAGCAGTCGCGCAGCGGTAGGTGGCGCTACAAGCTTATGGCTGACGGCTTACGTTTTACCAGAAACGCTGCTGGCTGAGCTTGCTCCAGGCGCGCACGGCAAGGTCCTCCACCGAGGCGCTGGCAGCCATGCCAACCCGCTCCTGCAGGCTTTTGCGCTCGGCGTAGTGCAGGTGATAGAGCTCGGCGCTCTTGGCCCGTTCGGCGAGGTACTCGTCGCTGGTCTTCAACTCGTCGACCAGCTGCTTGTCGATGGCAGCCACGCCGAGCCACACTTCGCCAGTTGCCACGTCGTCGATCGCCAGTTGCGGCCGATAGTGGGCCACGAAGCTCTTGAACAGGCGGTGGGTGATGTCGAGGTCCTGCTGGAACTTCTCGCGGCCCTTCTCGGTGTTCTCGCCGAACACGGTCAGGGTGCGCTTGTATTCACCGGCGGTCAGCACTTCGAAATCGATGTCGTGCTTCTTCAGCAGGTTGTGCACGTTGGGCAACTGCGCGACCACGCCGATCGAGCCGAGAATGGCGAAAGGGGCGCTGATGATCTTCTCGCCGATGCAGGCCATCATGTAGCCGCCGCTGGCGGCCACCTTGTCGATGCAGATGGTCAGCGGCACGCCGGCCTGACGGATGCGCGCCAGCTGCGAGGAGGCCAATCCATAGCTGTGGACCATGCCGCCGCCGCTTTCCAGGCGCAGCACCACTTCATCCTTGGGCGTGGCCAGGGTCAGCAGCGCGGTGATCTCCTGGCGCAGGCTCTCGGTGGCCGACGCCTTGATGTCGCCATTGAAGTCGAGCACGAACACGCGCCCCTTGTTTTCGGGGCTTTTCTT includes these proteins:
- a CDS encoding nitrite/sulfite reductase, whose protein sequence is MYVYDEYDQRIIEDRVKQFRDQTRRYLAGELSEEEFRPLRLQNGLYIQRFAPMLRVAVPYGQLTSRQTRMMAKIARDYDKGYAHISTRQNVQFNWPAVEDIPDILAELATVQMHAIQTSGNCLRNVTTDQFAGVAADELIDPRPWCEIVRQWTTFHPEFAYLPRKFKIAVNGASRDRAAIEVHDIGLEPVHNAAGELGFRVLVGGGLGRTPVVGAFINEFLPWQDLLSYLDAILRVYNRYGRRDNKYKARIKILVKALTPEVFAAKVDAEMEHLRGGSTTLTEAELERVARHFVDPAYKALTNIDFSALEAEHPGFARWRSRNTLAHKQPGYVAVTLSLKPTGVAPGDLTDKQLDAVADLAERYSFGQLRTSHEQNIILADVEQSQLHALWLELREGGFATPNIGLLTDIICCPGGDFCSLANAKSIPIAESIQRRFDDLDYLFDIGELDLNISGCMNACGHHHVGHIGILGVDKKGEEFYQVSLGGSASRDASLGKILGPSFAQEAMPDVISKLIDVYVEKRTEDERFIDTYQRIGIDPFKERVYAANH
- a CDS encoding DUF934 domain-containing protein codes for the protein MQRIIKNNAVVDETWHLLPKDATLDGISNCDDLIVPLALWREHGHALKARDGGLGVWLDADEEAEEIGESVADFQVIALNFPAFTDGRNYSNARLLRDRYGFKGELRAIGDVLRDQLFYLHRCGFDAFALRADKDPYEALESLKDFSVTYQAATDQPLPLFRRR
- the sohB gene encoding protease SohB, whose amino-acid sequence is MDFLADYAGFLARTVTLVVAIVVVLVVIASLRSKGRRKTAGQLQVVKLNDFYKGLRERLEAALLDKDQLKVLRKQQGKSEKKLKKSPENKGRVFVLDFNGDIKASATESLRQEITALLTLATPKDEVVLRLESGGGMVHSYGLASSQLARIRQAGVPLTICIDKVAASGGYMMACIGEKIISAPFAILGSIGVVAQLPNVHNLLKKHDIDFEVLTAGEYKRTLTVFGENTEKGREKFQQDLDITHRLFKSFVAHYRPQLAIDDVATGEVWLGVAAIDKQLVDELKTSDEYLAERAKSAELYHLHYAERKSLQERVGMAASASVEDLAVRAWSKLSQQRFW
- a CDS encoding dermonecrotic toxin domain-containing protein, with product MNTPSSTSPGSAQPLYFDLLAAQVPAWLGSATADRRLAWHAALEASLASSSAADSLMRQVLEPVAFVEPLLTRALRSRFNRQVDVGSAQLWRLQRHRELTGNVPLRYVGEAQTARTKVTIAVQTLVDAAMANFELGETTQGAFEQGSAVLEAGAFKPFDEYGQGPWYDPARLIAIAPHEFASICRELDLGARYQRHLQGLLGTPEANAILLTNAAHDMRLHAESARLRQWLSEPAYAALLGSLQMTGGSDQWLGHPVQACELRLLGSLSQPGIALQRAVLIQANLSGQDACVLYLPGDPQHPVREYDSLQACADHLRERLRQPAFLAYFMGLVALAERADFALRLRNTLTPLPFWALNPGDELRANDPQADLKLRAYPQSGPLLPWWTRRQVGAVLADARGLVVPNEDEDRQAREARLVLWQSVGMNAANLAGFFVPGLGVVLLGALATQLLGDLVVGVDEWQHSQHVEALAHFKDIAQTIASVAVAAGAAWVIRPAPILESLRPLRSAPGQTQLVSRSRWAAHHQAVARWSAQASMRRLGTLVDGLDDLTLQRLQRSAQLSDAGLRDLHRQQRPLPALLREALADAQAQRRVDESSGSISFAAARLAPPVSESQAGKTLRRDFGGLPASLAEEIVEGATASERRLLLAGRVPLRQAEQAHHALRDWRLQQAIDGLWLPATARADSALLIQGLRGHLPEPAGSEPDALRIAIHEYATSHPEQAAAVLGQQRWLPWLRPPARSANGLLGYPLSGRGAPLPEPAAAAPSTVAERLRVLYPHVSDAHFNQLLDELGADPQHAIQLRELEYQALTEQLQQWVARGSEWIDSQGVQRPVAALDRQWVAQDIRAAWRRETSVINHPDQAPTWDLDLSGRQVGSLPHLNADFSHIQTLALADMGLHGDPSGFLRGFAQVSVLELQGNALTRIPPAVAQLTELTGLSVDENPLLATAQMFEPLRQLTRLEFLIMGDHPEPPPLPALQSLSGMTQLREIGLSNVNADFTLEHWQALRALPHLERLWLGNNRLVLTPQILELISSMQALELLDLHLNPLGLAPDVSQLHALQLLDLRDCGLSQWPPGLTELMALPGGPLRSVWLQYNPIVQLPELASLAFFRRPLRSLSLSPEQLDAASAQRLDSALRINSRQANLGLHGLPGSSAPSWLGGASPALRDSVQALRSEPQARHFLGALDRAEDMASFQRDPVAGRERAQRLVQAITEPAAAADVQGLTHLRAAFFDLGEEAMTTCGDGLQLLMNRCEALLLVFRASAQSASAAAPLQPLLDLARGMLRAELVDEAAMQVVRGRYAWSAARNAGSTTADALLSTLDEPLLAAQPLATDEAEVRLRFRLDLQVRLQLPPQGERMLYPQVTSAEQLDRVQAYVEERMGDQRLRDWLVDQAWWRDLLARRSPEALSLARQPWLQGQQYLYELSREGTSLPTVAPEVLARLAELYPDRVWAVGGVSQRVALSALEDDTLRQVLLAGQATAEMAAYARLTAQLVG